In Phreatobacter aquaticus, a single genomic region encodes these proteins:
- a CDS encoding helix-turn-helix domain-containing protein produces the protein MARTPMSTRDDQSRDRHTGRPRGGRWIHAGVAAWIDAIMADPALGASSKCVGFAIGRFADGRSGLCWPSRTTLAKALAADDLDQIRIWLKPLVAAGYLTLRPGSGRVSSHYQLERGFSPNLIDQPPHFAGGQPPPSSGALTEIEPPARSQAPPQQDRGLSPPK, from the coding sequence ATGGCGAGGACGCCGATGTCGACGCGTGACGATCAAAGTCGAGACCGGCATACCGGACGGCCGAGGGGCGGCAGGTGGATCCACGCAGGGGTCGCGGCATGGATCGACGCGATCATGGCGGACCCAGCCCTGGGCGCCTCGTCGAAGTGCGTGGGATTTGCCATCGGGCGCTTCGCGGACGGCCGCTCCGGGCTCTGCTGGCCGAGCCGCACGACACTGGCAAAAGCGCTTGCCGCGGACGACTTGGACCAGATTCGAATCTGGCTCAAGCCACTGGTCGCTGCCGGCTATCTCACCCTTCGGCCAGGCAGCGGTCGGGTGTCGTCACACTACCAGCTCGAGCGAGGCTTCTCACCGAATTTGATTGATCAGCCCCCTCACTTTGCGGGGGGGCAGCCTCCCCCATCTTCAGGGGCCCTAACTGAAATCGAGCCCCCAGCAAGATCGCAGGCGCCCCCCCAGCAAGATCGAGGACTCAGCCCCCCCAAATAG
- a CDS encoding tyrosine-type recombinase/integrase: MKLTQRVVDQLACPAGRKDALYFDDDQKGLGVRVTSAGTRSYVLQFTIDGQRRRLPIGSASGIGLAQAREAARAYLGKAAQGIDPAVERKAKVKAARERKEREQFTLSRFIDDWAALHLATRRPKYREEAQRSLRHAFARHLDRPAEDLTRRHVVDTFDRLASAGHPAMAAATKRVGSALFRWGMARGRIATNPFDRIPIAIPPPRDRTPTSVEIVEIWNATDATTTFGKILRFMVATGCRREEAAQLRWREVDLDNATWALPAARSKNGEFVLRPIAVQAVEILRSLLPNLGNPRPEALVFPSDGRGFSGWSKAKTSLDAAILDRRRSASEAAGENPATVEAMPAWRFHDLRRAFAAQLQALGVAMPVTERLLGHVGSTQTGLMRVYQTHEYQQEQRSAVHLWSTRLQGLLDPPPAGSAQVIPIARKGSRQ, from the coding sequence GTGAAGCTCACCCAACGCGTTGTTGATCAGCTCGCCTGCCCTGCCGGCCGCAAGGACGCGCTCTACTTCGACGACGATCAGAAGGGTCTTGGGGTTCGCGTTACATCGGCCGGAACGCGATCGTACGTGCTCCAGTTCACCATCGACGGGCAGCGCCGCCGCTTACCCATTGGCTCCGCAAGCGGAATAGGCCTCGCCCAGGCGCGCGAGGCCGCCAGGGCTTACCTCGGCAAAGCGGCTCAGGGCATCGACCCGGCGGTCGAGCGCAAGGCGAAGGTCAAGGCGGCACGAGAGAGGAAGGAACGCGAGCAATTTACGCTCAGCCGGTTCATCGACGATTGGGCGGCGCTTCACCTCGCAACCCGCCGACCGAAGTATCGCGAGGAAGCGCAGCGGTCGCTCCGTCACGCCTTCGCCCGGCACCTTGATCGACCGGCGGAAGACCTCACCCGTCGACATGTTGTCGACACGTTCGACCGGCTCGCCTCAGCCGGCCACCCAGCCATGGCCGCCGCGACGAAGCGGGTCGGCTCCGCGTTGTTCAGATGGGGCATGGCTCGGGGCCGAATCGCCACCAATCCGTTCGACAGAATTCCGATCGCCATACCGCCGCCACGCGACCGGACCCCGACCAGCGTCGAGATCGTCGAGATTTGGAACGCGACCGACGCCACAACAACTTTTGGCAAAATCCTCCGTTTCATGGTCGCGACGGGCTGTCGGCGAGAGGAGGCCGCACAGCTTCGTTGGAGGGAGGTCGACCTCGACAATGCGACTTGGGCGCTTCCAGCAGCTAGATCCAAGAACGGAGAGTTTGTCCTCCGGCCGATCGCGGTACAGGCGGTCGAAATCCTGCGGTCGCTGCTGCCAAATTTGGGAAATCCAAGGCCGGAGGCATTGGTGTTCCCAAGCGACGGCCGGGGTTTCTCGGGATGGTCGAAGGCGAAGACCTCTCTCGACGCGGCAATCCTCGATCGGCGCAGAAGTGCCTCAGAGGCCGCAGGCGAAAATCCGGCAACAGTCGAGGCAATGCCGGCCTGGCGCTTTCACGACCTTAGAAGAGCGTTCGCCGCGCAGTTGCAAGCGCTTGGTGTCGCGATGCCCGTGACGGAGCGTCTGCTAGGTCACGTAGGGTCGACGCAGACGGGGCTGATGCGGGTTTATCAGACCCATGAATACCAGCAGGAGCAGCGCTCGGCGGTCCATTTGTGGAGCACTCGCCTGCAGGGTCTTCTAGACCCGCCACCCGCCGGCAGCGCGCAGGTCATCCCGATCGCGCGCAAGGGCTCCCGGCAGTGA
- the fabI gene encoding enoyl-ACP reductase FabI — protein sequence MDPFDLTGKRGLIVGIANDQSIAYGCAQELSNAGAELAVTYLNAKAEPHVRPLAEALGCKLILPCDVREPGQLEQVFDKLTSEWGRLDFVLHSIAFAPREDLIGRVTDASAAGFGIAMDVSCHSFLRMARLAEPLMTEGGTLLTVTFFGSARVVDHYNLMGPVKAALESAVRYVAAELGPKGIRAHAISPGPIRTRAASGIDRFDELLAEAAARSPQHQLADIADVGAVARFLVSDAAKRITGTTIPVDGGQHIQG from the coding sequence ATCGATCCGTTTGATCTGACGGGCAAGCGCGGGCTGATCGTGGGGATCGCCAATGACCAATCGATCGCCTATGGCTGCGCTCAGGAACTGAGCAATGCCGGTGCCGAACTCGCGGTCACCTATCTGAACGCCAAGGCCGAGCCCCATGTGCGGCCCTTGGCCGAAGCCCTCGGGTGCAAGCTGATCCTGCCCTGCGACGTGCGCGAGCCCGGCCAGCTTGAGCAGGTCTTCGACAAGCTGACGAGCGAATGGGGGCGCCTGGACTTCGTCCTCCATTCGATCGCCTTTGCGCCGCGGGAAGACCTGATCGGCCGGGTGACTGATGCCTCGGCGGCAGGTTTTGGCATCGCCATGGACGTTTCCTGCCATTCCTTCCTGCGCATGGCGCGTCTTGCCGAGCCGCTGATGACCGAGGGCGGAACATTGCTGACGGTCACGTTCTTCGGCTCGGCCCGGGTTGTCGACCACTACAACCTGATGGGCCCGGTGAAGGCCGCCCTGGAGAGCGCGGTTCGTTATGTCGCGGCCGAACTTGGACCCAAGGGGATCCGCGCCCATGCCATTTCGCCTGGGCCTATTCGAACCCGTGCGGCGAGCGGCATTGACCGGTTCGACGAGCTCCTTGCCGAAGCGGCCGCCCGGTCGCCGCAGCATCAGTTGGCCGATATTGCCGATGTCGGAGCGGTCGCACGATTTCTCGTCAGCGATGCAGCAAAGCGCATCACCGGCACGACCATTCCCGTGGATGGTGGACAGCACATTCAGGGCTGA
- a CDS encoding efflux RND transporter permease subunit, translating into MTSPSNHHDGAAPLGLAGRLTQAFIGSPLTPLFLLAALALGLVALASLPREEEPQISVPMVDIHVRAEGLKAEDAAKLVTEPLETIVKSIAGVEHVYSQTRDDSVMVTARFLVGTSPDAAILRVHEKIRANLDRIPVGIPEPLIVGRGIDDVAITVLTLAPKPEVADRWTANDLTRIARELRVEIARLDDVGLTYLVGDQQEEIRVEPDPEKLALAGVTLQQLSTKVEGANKAFPAGTIRSGGQQIGLVAGQTLNGLADIGNLLVTTRDGRPVYVRDVARIVLAGDAAETRVAHLQRGTDGALARVPAVSLAVAKRAGANAVTIGREIAEAVERARGTIVPADITVHVTRDYGATANDKANELLFHLGLATISIVMLVLVAIGWREALVVAVVIPVTILLTLFAAKAMGYTLNRVSLFALIFSIGILVDDAIVVIENIARHWGMGDGRSRQKAAIDAVAEVGNPTIVATLTVVAALLPMLFVSGMMGPYMSPIPANASAAMVFSFFVAVIVTPWLMVKFGSGAAAHGHGHDAADGGLLGRLYRRAAVPILRSRRSAWIFLILVGIATLGSMVLFYTRDVTVKLLPFDNKSELAIMVDLPKGSSVEATDRVLQDIAASLAGVPEIVSFQTHAGTAAPFNFNGLVRHSYVRTQPELGDVQVNLSDKAHRSRASHDIAIELRRRIASVSVPAGTSLKVVEPPPGPPVMATLLAEIYGPDADTRRAVAAKVRQAFAAVPFIVDIDDSFGTQPERARLAVSEDNLEFHGVEHRDVYDTIRALYGTTTVGYSHRGGGRQPIPIRLARAKGDRVIDERALSTPVPSNLLPGDRGVVELGDVVRLTRERASFPIYRRDGRPAEMVTAELAGAFEAPLYGMIEVNRAFDRIDWGTVPRPTVALHGQPADTSKPVLLWDGEWEVTWVTFRDMGAAFAVALLGIYILVVAQFGSFKLPLVILTPIPLTFIGILIGHWLFAAPFSATSMIGFIALAGIIVRNSILLVDFIRHARRPGRPLVDVLLEAGAVRFKPILLTALAAMIGAATILTDPIFQGLAVSLLFGLASSTLLTVLVIPAIYVVLRGEGEGAR; encoded by the coding sequence ATGACCAGCCCCTCGAACCATCATGATGGCGCTGCGCCACTTGGCCTCGCCGGCCGCCTGACCCAGGCTTTCATCGGCTCTCCGCTCACACCGCTGTTTCTGCTGGCCGCACTCGCCCTCGGTCTCGTCGCCCTGGCCAGCCTTCCTCGGGAGGAAGAACCGCAGATTTCGGTGCCGATGGTCGACATCCACGTCCGCGCCGAAGGCCTCAAGGCCGAGGACGCGGCCAAGCTTGTCACCGAACCGCTGGAGACGATCGTCAAGTCGATTGCTGGGGTCGAGCATGTTTATTCCCAGACGCGCGACGACAGCGTGATGGTCACTGCGCGTTTTCTGGTCGGAACCAGCCCTGATGCGGCGATCCTGCGCGTCCATGAAAAGATCCGGGCCAATCTCGACCGGATCCCGGTCGGCATTCCCGAGCCGCTGATCGTCGGTCGCGGCATCGATGACGTGGCCATCACCGTTCTCACGCTGGCGCCGAAGCCGGAGGTCGCCGACCGCTGGACTGCCAATGATCTCACGCGCATCGCGCGCGAATTGCGCGTAGAGATCGCCCGCCTCGACGATGTCGGCCTGACCTATCTGGTCGGTGATCAGCAGGAGGAAATCCGGGTCGAGCCGGACCCCGAGAAGCTTGCTCTGGCCGGCGTCACCCTGCAGCAGCTGAGCACCAAGGTGGAAGGTGCCAACAAGGCATTCCCGGCGGGGACCATTCGGTCCGGCGGCCAGCAGATCGGCCTCGTGGCCGGTCAGACGCTGAACGGCCTGGCGGACATTGGCAATCTGCTGGTGACGACCCGCGACGGCCGACCCGTCTATGTCCGCGATGTCGCGCGCATCGTCCTGGCGGGTGATGCGGCTGAGACGCGCGTGGCCCATCTCCAGCGCGGCACCGATGGCGCGCTTGCCCGCGTGCCTGCCGTCTCGCTGGCGGTTGCCAAGCGTGCTGGCGCCAATGCCGTGACGATCGGCCGTGAGATCGCCGAGGCGGTCGAGCGGGCCCGTGGCACGATCGTCCCAGCCGATATCACCGTCCATGTCACCCGCGACTATGGCGCCACGGCCAACGACAAGGCGAACGAGCTTCTGTTCCACCTGGGGCTCGCGACTATCTCCATCGTCATGCTCGTGCTCGTCGCCATCGGCTGGCGGGAGGCTCTGGTTGTGGCCGTGGTGATCCCCGTCACGATCCTGCTGACGCTCTTCGCCGCCAAGGCGATGGGCTACACGCTGAACCGCGTCAGCCTGTTCGCGCTGATCTTCTCCATCGGCATCCTCGTCGATGATGCCATCGTGGTGATCGAGAACATCGCGCGCCACTGGGGCATGGGCGACGGCCGCTCGCGCCAAAAGGCGGCCATCGATGCGGTGGCGGAGGTCGGCAATCCGACCATCGTCGCAACTCTCACCGTGGTTGCCGCCCTTCTGCCCATGCTGTTCGTGTCCGGCATGATGGGGCCCTATATGAGCCCGATCCCGGCCAATGCCTCGGCGGCCATGGTGTTCTCGTTCTTCGTCGCGGTCATCGTGACGCCGTGGCTCATGGTGAAGTTCGGCAGTGGCGCTGCCGCTCACGGCCACGGCCATGATGCAGCCGATGGCGGCCTGCTCGGCCGGCTCTACCGCCGTGCGGCTGTGCCCATCCTCAGGAGCCGTCGCAGCGCCTGGATCTTCCTGATCCTCGTCGGCATCGCCACGCTCGGCTCGATGGTGCTGTTCTACACCCGCGACGTCACAGTGAAGCTGCTGCCCTTCGACAACAAGTCGGAACTCGCCATCATGGTCGACCTCCCCAAGGGCTCATCCGTGGAGGCGACCGACCGGGTGCTGCAGGACATCGCGGCGAGCCTCGCCGGGGTGCCTGAGATCGTCTCGTTCCAGACCCATGCCGGCACAGCGGCGCCGTTCAACTTCAACGGCCTCGTCCGCCATTCCTATGTCCGCACCCAGCCCGAGCTCGGCGACGTCCAGGTCAATCTCTCCGACAAGGCGCACCGCAGCCGGGCAAGCCACGATATCGCGATCGAACTGCGCCGGCGCATCGCATCCGTGTCGGTGCCGGCGGGCACCTCGCTCAAGGTGGTCGAGCCACCGCCGGGCCCACCGGTCATGGCAACGCTGCTCGCGGAGATCTACGGTCCCGACGCCGACACGCGGCGTGCGGTGGCAGCGAAGGTCCGTCAGGCCTTCGCCGCGGTGCCCTTCATCGTCGACATCGACGACAGCTTCGGCACCCAGCCGGAGCGGGCAAGGCTTGCGGTCAGCGAGGACAATCTCGAGTTCCATGGTGTCGAGCACCGCGACGTCTATGACACGATCCGCGCGCTCTATGGCACGACCACGGTCGGCTATTCCCATCGCGGCGGTGGACGCCAGCCCATCCCGATCCGGCTTGCCCGTGCCAAGGGCGACCGGGTCATCGATGAACGCGCATTGTCCACGCCGGTACCGTCAAATCTCCTGCCCGGCGACCGCGGCGTGGTCGAACTCGGCGACGTCGTTCGGCTGACCCGCGAGCGGGCCTCCTTCCCGATCTATCGGCGCGACGGACGGCCGGCCGAGATGGTGACGGCGGAGCTGGCGGGTGCCTTCGAGGCGCCGCTCTACGGCATGATCGAGGTGAACCGGGCCTTCGACCGGATCGATTGGGGCACCGTGCCCCGCCCCACGGTCGCGCTGCACGGGCAACCCGCCGACACGTCGAAACCCGTCCTGCTGTGGGATGGCGAATGGGAGGTCACCTGGGTGACGTTCCGCGACATGGGCGCAGCCTTCGCCGTCGCCCTGCTTGGCATCTACATCCTGGTGGTGGCGCAGTTCGGCTCGTTCAAGCTGCCGCTGGTGATCCTGACGCCCATCCCGCTGACCTTCATCGGCATCCTGATCGGCCATTGGCTGTTTGCCGCCCCCTTCTCGGCGACATCGATGATCGGCTTCATCGCATTGGCCGGCATCATCGTCAGGAACTCGATCCTGCTGGTCGACTTCATCCGCCATGCAAGGCGGCCGGGTCGTCCGCTGGTCGATGTATTGCTCGAAGCGGGAGCGGTCCGCTTCAAGCCGATCCTGCTCACCGCGCTTGCCGCGATGATCGGAGCGGCCACCATCCTGACCGACCCGATCTTCCAGGGGCTCGCCGTGTCGCTGCTGTTCGGACTCGCGTCATCGACGCTGCTGACCGTGCTGGTCATCCCGGCCATCTACGTGGTCCTGCGCGGCGAGGGCGAGGGCGCGCGCTAG
- a CDS encoding efflux RND transporter periplasmic adaptor subunit — protein sequence MTRRSEHPARTGRSAASHPSHLIATLVALALSGGAAEAADFRLEPVTVTETKAVFARVETRFLIPARARIGGTLISLDVTEGSAVTAGQVVALVIDPKLALQMKASDARIAAVRSELANAQTEFERSQSLIARGAGTQQRVDQTRTQVDVLTNQLNAALADRSVIAQQTEEGQVLAPIAGRVLKVPVARGSVLLPGEPVAQVAGGGFFLRLALPERHAPLLREGSRVSVGERGNVDGAAVGSGRLVKLYPQIENGRVIADVEVETLGDFFVGERIPVHVPIATRQALAIPVGAVINRAGVDLVRLRRANGEHHEVAVVLGPGIETEGGPRVEVLTGLVAGDLVVTP from the coding sequence ATGACCCGACGGAGCGAACACCCAGCGAGGACAGGCCGGTCCGCCGCATCGCATCCATCCCATCTCATCGCTACCCTTGTCGCCTTGGCCTTGTCGGGCGGCGCGGCAGAGGCCGCGGACTTCCGGCTGGAGCCCGTCACGGTCACGGAGACAAAGGCGGTCTTCGCGCGGGTCGAAACGCGCTTCCTCATCCCGGCGCGCGCGCGCATCGGCGGCACGTTGATCAGCCTGGATGTCACGGAGGGCTCGGCTGTCACGGCCGGGCAGGTCGTCGCCCTGGTGATCGACCCCAAGCTCGCCTTGCAGATGAAGGCGTCAGACGCCCGCATCGCGGCGGTGCGTTCCGAGCTCGCCAACGCCCAGACCGAATTCGAACGTTCACAATCGCTGATCGCGCGCGGGGCAGGCACCCAGCAGCGTGTCGACCAGACGCGCACGCAGGTCGACGTCCTGACCAATCAGCTCAACGCGGCCCTGGCTGACCGGTCGGTCATTGCCCAGCAAACCGAAGAAGGCCAGGTCCTCGCACCGATCGCCGGCCGGGTGTTGAAGGTCCCGGTCGCCCGCGGATCCGTTCTGCTGCCCGGCGAACCGGTCGCCCAGGTGGCAGGCGGCGGCTTCTTCCTGAGGCTCGCCCTGCCCGAGCGCCATGCTCCGCTCCTGCGCGAGGGCTCGCGGGTCTCGGTCGGCGAGCGCGGCAATGTCGATGGTGCTGCGGTCGGTTCCGGCCGGCTGGTCAAGCTCTACCCCCAGATCGAGAATGGCCGCGTCATTGCCGACGTCGAGGTCGAGACGCTCGGCGACTTCTTCGTCGGGGAACGCATTCCGGTCCATGTTCCCATCGCCACCCGCCAGGCTCTGGCGATCCCGGTCGGCGCGGTGATCAACCGGGCCGGCGTCGACCTCGTGCGGCTTCGCCGGGCGAACGGCGAGCACCATGAGGTGGCCGTCGTCCTCGGTCCGGGGATCGAAACGGAAGGCGGGCCACGCGTCGAGGTTCTGACCGGCCTGGTCGCTGGCGACCTCGTGGTGACGCCATGA
- a CDS encoding rhodanese-like domain-containing protein, with the protein MFGLFGRKAVGQISPEDAHRRHTAGEVELVDVREAHEWESGHIPGARHAALSTLDAKIHELPRDRPLVLYCLSGMRSGRALKMCQNAGFTDVASMAGGIGAWRHRGYPVRR; encoded by the coding sequence ATGTTTGGTTTGTTTGGGCGCAAGGCCGTTGGACAGATTTCGCCCGAAGACGCTCACCGGCGCCATACCGCTGGCGAAGTCGAGCTGGTCGATGTGCGCGAGGCGCATGAATGGGAGAGCGGCCACATTCCCGGTGCGCGCCATGCCGCCTTGTCGACGCTTGACGCCAAGATCCACGAGTTGCCGCGCGATCGGCCTCTCGTGCTGTATTGCCTATCAGGGATGCGGTCGGGACGTGCGCTCAAGATGTGCCAGAACGCAGGCTTCACCGACGTGGCGAGCATGGCCGGCGGAATCGGCGCCTGGCGGCATCGCGGCTATCCCGTTCGGCGCTGA
- a CDS encoding CYTH domain-containing protein, whose protein sequence is MAIEIERKFLVEGDGWRAGARASRIEQGYLSNSPDVSVRVRIRDQAASLTVKGERSGLTRDEFEYPIPLDEARTMLALCVLPPIIKTRHDVLFAGRLWEVDEFAGRHTGLIIAEIELASEADEITLPPWIGAEVTHDPRYRNSVLIAADPLPGTLGPAT, encoded by the coding sequence ATGGCGATCGAGATCGAACGCAAGTTCCTGGTTGAGGGTGACGGCTGGCGTGCGGGCGCCCGTGCCTCGCGCATCGAGCAGGGCTATCTCTCGAACTCGCCGGATGTCTCCGTGCGTGTCCGCATCCGCGACCAGGCGGCAAGCCTCACCGTCAAGGGTGAGCGCTCCGGTCTCACGCGGGACGAGTTCGAATACCCGATCCCGCTCGACGAGGCGCGCACCATGCTCGCTCTCTGCGTCTTGCCGCCCATCATCAAGACCCGCCACGACGTTCTGTTCGCAGGCAGGCTCTGGGAGGTCGATGAATTTGCCGGCCGGCATACCGGCCTGATCATCGCAGAGATTGAGCTCGCCAGCGAGGCGGACGAGATCACCCTGCCGCCCTGGATCGGCGCGGAGGTGACCCATGATCCGCGCTACCGCAATTCCGTGCTGATTGCGGCGGACCCGCTCCCAGGAACCCTCGGGCCCGCGACCTGA
- a CDS encoding phosphodiesterase, which translates to MLIAHLTDLHVRPHGLPAYRKAETNMLTERAIEAVLALNPRPDLVLITGDLTDNGLPAEYDNLKRMLGRLPMPVWLIPGNHDRRENLKALLADYPGLSQHPTFAQWVTDLGPVRMIGLDTVIPGSGAGRLCAERLAWLEERLAEDKAKPTIVAMHHPAFLCGLQHMDRISLIEGKAEFEAIVRRNPQIVRVLAGHHHRPIQTVFGGTLAMVAPSVAHQVVLDLTDKLTAHFNLEPAAYHLHTWIKGTGLVTHTAYVERAPGPFPFLRDPDYPGV; encoded by the coding sequence ATGCTCATCGCCCACCTGACCGATCTTCATGTGCGTCCGCACGGCCTTCCGGCCTATCGGAAAGCGGAGACCAACATGCTGACGGAGCGGGCCATCGAGGCTGTTCTCGCGCTCAATCCGCGCCCGGACCTTGTTCTGATCACTGGCGATCTGACCGATAATGGGCTGCCAGCCGAATATGATAACCTGAAGCGCATGCTCGGCCGCCTGCCGATGCCCGTCTGGCTCATCCCCGGCAACCATGACCGGCGGGAGAACCTGAAGGCGCTGCTCGCCGACTATCCCGGTCTGTCCCAGCATCCGACCTTCGCCCAGTGGGTAACCGATCTCGGCCCGGTTCGAATGATCGGCCTCGATACCGTGATCCCTGGATCAGGCGCCGGGCGGCTCTGCGCCGAGCGGCTGGCCTGGCTGGAAGAGCGGCTGGCCGAGGACAAGGCCAAGCCGACGATCGTGGCCATGCATCACCCGGCCTTCCTGTGCGGATTGCAGCACATGGATCGCATCAGCCTGATCGAGGGCAAGGCCGAGTTCGAGGCGATCGTCCGGCGCAATCCGCAGATCGTGCGGGTTCTGGCCGGGCATCATCATCGGCCGATCCAGACTGTGTTTGGCGGCACGCTGGCCATGGTTGCGCCGAGCGTTGCTCATCAGGTGGTGCTCGACCTCACCGATAAGCTGACGGCACACTTCAATCTGGAACCGGCTGCATACCATCTCCACACATGGATCAAAGGCACCGGCCTCGTAACCCACACCGCTTATGTGGAGAGGGCGCCGGGGCCGTTCCCGTTCCTGCGCGACCCCGACTATCCGGGAGTCTGA
- a CDS encoding ABC transporter ATP-binding protein, translated as MPGIVLDRIEKSFGETRVLKGVSLAFDAGSFVSLVGPSGCGKTTLLRIIAGLEQADRGTVTIAGRAVSGMRAADRDVAMVFQNYALYPHLTVEQNMALPLVMRRLSTLERTPFIGRLVSGTDQRRSAIRAEVEEAARLLSIDHLMERRPGQLSGGQRQRVALGRAIVRHPKAFLMDEPLSNLDAALRHDMRRELVELHRRVGVTTVYVTHDQAEAMTMSDRVAVMLGGNVLQFGSPREVYDQPATIDVARFIGSPRINILPAEIGPEGQVMIAGHATGQVGPRSGGKLDIGIRPEHLTVGEIGFAVDVRHVEFLGSEVLVYAREPRQGSDIILRLAPEAWESAPSRQVLRVTPMAGRMLAFDTSGKRVELVAAGIQAAVPASERDIIPRVPRYV; from the coding sequence ATGCCCGGCATCGTCCTCGACCGGATCGAGAAATCGTTTGGCGAAACCCGCGTCCTGAAGGGCGTGTCGCTCGCTTTCGATGCCGGATCCTTCGTCTCGCTGGTCGGCCCCTCGGGCTGCGGCAAGACCACGCTGCTGCGCATCATCGCCGGTCTCGAACAGGCCGATCGCGGCACGGTCACCATTGCCGGCCGCGCCGTCAGCGGCATGCGCGCCGCCGACCGTGATGTCGCCATGGTGTTCCAGAATTACGCGCTCTATCCGCATCTGACGGTGGAGCAGAACATGGCGCTGCCGCTGGTCATGCGCCGCCTGTCGACGCTTGAACGGACGCCGTTCATCGGCCGTCTGGTCTCCGGCACGGATCAGCGCCGCTCCGCCATCCGGGCAGAGGTCGAGGAGGCCGCTCGCCTTCTCTCGATCGACCATCTGATGGAGCGCCGCCCAGGCCAGCTCTCCGGCGGCCAGCGCCAGCGCGTGGCGCTCGGCCGCGCCATCGTGCGCCATCCCAAGGCCTTCCTGATGGACGAGCCGCTGTCGAACCTCGACGCCGCGCTGCGCCACGACATGCGCCGCGAACTGGTGGAGCTGCACCGGCGCGTCGGCGTCACCACGGTCTATGTCACCCACGACCAGGCCGAGGCCATGACCATGTCGGACCGCGTGGCGGTCATGCTCGGCGGCAATGTCCTGCAGTTCGGATCGCCGCGTGAGGTCTATGACCAGCCAGCGACGATCGATGTCGCGCGGTTCATCGGCTCGCCGCGGATCAACATCCTGCCGGCCGAGATCGGCCCGGAAGGCCAGGTCATGATTGCCGGCCACGCGACCGGACAGGTCGGGCCCCGCTCAGGCGGCAAACTCGACATCGGCATCCGCCCCGAACATCTGACGGTTGGCGAGATCGGCTTTGCGGTCGATGTCCGCCATGTCGAGTTTCTCGGCTCCGAAGTTCTGGTTTATGCCCGCGAGCCGCGCCAGGGCAGCGACATCATCCTGCGTCTCGCACCGGAAGCGTGGGAGAGCGCGCCGTCGCGCCAGGTCCTGCGGGTCACCCCGATGGCGGGGCGCATGCTGGCTTTCGACACCTCGGGCAAGCGCGTCGAACTCGTCGCCGCCGGCATCCAGGCGGCCGTACCGGCCAGCGAACGCGACATCATTCCCCGCGTGCCGCGCTATGTCTGA
- a CDS encoding carbohydrate ABC transporter permease codes for MSDATFPHGLATAGPAVQVRLSESLAAWLLTAPSIIAFVLMLLIPTLAVVAIAFSDYELGASSLRFVGLANFAELMEDRGFLTSFRNTAFFVAVTTPASVIGGLMLALLIESGTRGRTFFRAVFFLPVVSLMVAMATAFQYMFHPTIGPVNAALRTLGIVGPNWLGSSDSVMWTLAVIGVWEQIGFNMVLFLAGLTAIPRDLYAAAEVDGVRSAWSRFWTVTWPLLGPTSLFVLTITMIRSLRVFDIVATLTQGGPNKASEVLLYTMYTEGFTFFRMGYSAAITVVFLIAVVILMLLQTRVLDRRVHYG; via the coding sequence ATGTCTGACGCGACCTTTCCCCACGGACTTGCCACCGCCGGCCCCGCTGTCCAGGTCCGGCTCAGCGAATCTCTCGCCGCCTGGCTGCTGACGGCGCCATCCATCATCGCCTTCGTGCTGATGCTGCTCATCCCGACGCTCGCCGTCGTGGCGATCGCCTTCAGCGACTACGAACTGGGTGCATCCAGCCTGCGCTTCGTGGGCCTGGCCAATTTCGCCGAGCTGATGGAAGACCGGGGCTTTCTGACCTCGTTCCGCAACACCGCCTTCTTCGTCGCAGTCACGACGCCGGCTTCCGTGATCGGCGGGCTGATGCTGGCCCTGCTGATCGAGAGCGGCACGCGCGGGCGCACCTTCTTCCGCGCCGTGTTCTTCCTGCCTGTCGTCTCGCTCATGGTCGCGATGGCGACGGCCTTCCAATACATGTTCCACCCGACCATCGGCCCGGTGAACGCGGCGCTCCGCACCCTCGGCATCGTCGGCCCCAACTGGCTCGGCTCCTCCGACAGCGTCATGTGGACCCTCGCCGTCATCGGCGTGTGGGAGCAGATCGGCTTCAACATGGTGCTGTTCCTGGCGGGGCTCACCGCCATCCCGCGCGACCTCTATGCGGCCGCCGAAGTCGATGGCGTGCGCTCCGCCTGGTCGCGGTTCTGGACGGTCACCTGGCCACTGCTCGGCCCCACCAGCCTGTTCGTGCTCACCATCACCATGATCCGGTCGCTGCGGGTCTTCGACATCGTCGCAACCTTGACGCAAGGCGGCCCCAACAAGGCGTCCGAAGTGCTGCTCTACACGATGTACACCGAGGGCTTCACTTTCTTCCGCATGGGCTATTCGGCCGCCATCACGGTCGTTTTCCTCATCGCCGTGGTGATCCTCATGCTGCTCCAGACGCGCGTGCTCGACCGCCGCGTTCATTACGGGTGA